The Candidatus Angelobacter sp. DNA segment CCATGACGAAGCTGGCGTGGTTGATCGGATGAATCACGACGTCGCCGTTGGTTGTAACGAGGTGGTCTCCGGTCAGCACGTTGGTCGCTGATGCCAGCTGTTCGGCGCGATAAAAGCGCCGGCTCAGATAAGGCGCGGCTGAATCCGTGTGCTGGAGCGAGCCACCGCCGAGAACGGTGAGGAACGATTGCCACTGCGGCGGGTCGGTTGAAACATCAATCCGGTAGGCGAATCCGTTCGAACCGCTGAATTGCAGTGCGATTTCGCTGTTTGTCAGGTGTTGAATCCCGGTGAACTGCGGGGCGTTCTGTGCACAGAGGAGTCCACCGCCGCAGAACAGACTCACGACAACGGGCAGAATTCGCGCGCAGTCCAAGCGGGTTTTCATGGGAAGTCGCCAGCAGTGGGCCATGGACGCGCGATGGCGACAAGCATGGCTGTCAGGAGTTCGCACAACGCGTCTGGAATCATTTCGAACCATCTCCCGGCGGATTACGACAGGACTTTTTTCGCGTCGTCCGGCACGGTCACCGTGGTTGTGCCGACATCCTTGATCTCGATGGTGGTGGTGCGGTCAACGTCACGATCGTTCCCGTTGAAGGACACTTTCCCCTGCACGTTGAATTGGATTTTCGAGAGCACGCCGTCCGTGATCCAGAATTTCACCGACCCTTTGGCACCGCTGATCTCCGGCGCGTTGCCTCCGCGACCCCGGCCGAATGTGAGCAATGATTTCGC contains these protein-coding regions:
- a CDS encoding MBL fold metallo-hydrolase, producing the protein MKTRLDCARILPVVVSLFCGGGLLCAQNAPQFTGIQHLTNSEIALQFSGSNGFAYRIDVSTDPPQWQSFLTVLGGGSLQHTDSAAPYLSRRFYRAEQLASATNVLTGDHLVTTNGDVVIHPINHASFVMGWNEKMIYNDPVGSAVLYQGIPRADLILISHDHTDH